In the genome of Colwellia sp. PAMC 21821, the window TTAAACGTGTATTCATAAAAGCCTACTTTAGTTAATTGCATGAAATAATTGAATTAATTATATTTTCAGTACAAGTTGTCATTTATATTATGACTAGATAGTAATATAAATATTTAGAAATATAAACATCATATGTTTATATTTATTGTATCTTTGTGCTTTCGATGCTAAATTTCTAATATTAACGAGTCAAAAAATAACTTCAAAGTTAAATAATTATAATTACAGGTAAAGGTAAAAAGATGTCATTAATCGATAAGAACGTCGCTTTTTATTCACTCATTGCCGCTTTTGGTGGCTTTGTTTTTGGTTTAGATGCCGCTAACATTTCTGGTGCAATTCGTTTTATTAGCTCTCAATTTGAGTTAACGAGCTCTCAAACGGGTACCGTAGCAGGTATCGCTTTGATCGGGGTTATTTGTGCTTTATTTATTACTGGCCCTTTATGTGAACGTTTTGGTCGTAAAAAAGTATTGCTTGCTATAGCGCTAGCATATTCTGTTTCTACTATTTTATCGTCAACCGCTGTGAGCTACGAAATGCTTGTTATTGGGCGTTTTATTGGTGGTGTTGCTTTCGCATCGATTACGGTTTCAGCCATGTATATAGGCGAAATTGCTCCGGCAGACAAACGCGGTAAGTTTGTATCCACTAATCAATTAATGATCGCAGTAGGTTTATTGCTAGCTTTTGTTATTAATTATTTTTTAATTAAAATGATGGATGATATTAGCTGGATAAATAATGAAAATGTTTGGCGTTATATGTTGGGCGCTGAACTCATTGCTAATGTAATTTGGGTTTCACTACTACTTTGTATTCCTGAGTCTCCTCGTTGGTTAATAATAAAAGGGCGTAATGAAGAAGCAAAAGCTATTTTGGCAAAAATATCGTTAGATGCTGACATTGAGCCAACCATAGCTGAAGTTACAGCAAGTATAAATCTTGATAAGAAAAATTCTATTTTAGATCAACTTAAAACACTTTTTAGTATAAGAATGAGATTCGTACTTTTTCTTGCCGTAGTTTATGCGGTAGTACAGGGCGCAACCGGTATGAATGCTGTGTTGTTTTTTGCTCCGTTAGTTTTTGAGCAAGTAGGTATGAGTGTTCAAGATACTTTTATGCAAACCATCATCATGGGGCTTATTGGTGTTATTTCTACCATTATTGCGATACTTTTTGTTGAAAAATTAGGCCGCCGCTTCCTAACGCTTGGTGGCTTGTTACTTGTTGTTATTGCACATAGTTCCACGTGGTATGGCTTTAGCCAGGTCACTTATGAATTCGACGATGCTACTATGGCGAAAATAACGCAGCAACTTGCACCAGACAATATCGATACGGCCAGATTACAACCCTTGTCAGGTAAAGTTTTTAGTAGCGACGTTGATTTAAAAGCA includes:
- a CDS encoding sugar porter family MFS transporter → MSLIDKNVAFYSLIAAFGGFVFGLDAANISGAIRFISSQFELTSSQTGTVAGIALIGVICALFITGPLCERFGRKKVLLAIALAYSVSTILSSTAVSYEMLVIGRFIGGVAFASITVSAMYIGEIAPADKRGKFVSTNQLMIAVGLLLAFVINYFLIKMMDDISWINNENVWRYMLGAELIANVIWVSLLLCIPESPRWLIIKGRNEEAKAILAKISLDADIEPTIAEVTASINLDKKNSILDQLKTLFSIRMRFVLFLAVVYAVVQGATGMNAVLFFAPLVFEQVGMSVQDTFMQTIIMGLIGVISTIIAILFVEKLGRRFLTLGGLLLVVIAHSSTWYGFSQVTYEFDDATMAKITQQLAPDNIDTARLQPLSGKVFSSDVDLKAQLAEIFDNKELPLVSGVVINASINGINAAMVLFGIFAFLAAFNLSIGPILWVIFSEVFPNNVRSVALPFAALVQTIASWSVSEFFPWQLEHLGVSNIFLIYAGIGLIGLVLMSFILPETKGKTIEAIEKELVRS